Proteins encoded together in one Asterias rubens chromosome 4, eAstRub1.3, whole genome shotgun sequence window:
- the LOC117288899 gene encoding NFX1-type zinc finger-containing protein 1-like isoform X1 produces MASPLEDGFYGYDPNNHAYGQLDDRGGIVGGARPKTRGTDPSRGYRGFHHRGPNVTFGGAERGRGRGYSGAERGRGRVYSEADRGRGRGYSGAERGRGRVYSEADRGRGRGYSGGDRGRGYSGGDRGRERGHSGNDRGRGIGHQPFTSRGRPISAVRHCDADRNRTRCNDEHGDKSSEQQRGGYGRRGAPFNGRPRQGEGQFSGTHRASDGSDSGRERGFRFTQPTNRYLGKTKESNASTFVPGNGVTNDTRRQGREGGHDSLTSPSKPQAKRKTTSPPVPQETLQNLLEEDPSDILKTFVSRKDEFIALLEQNQFTDDAFTLTLQVLSRICNLDSVIAVREDLNVALSIVDSSSFLSKHMSRYLVGLTTKQSQTTDCGSSTTDTLASEIELILKLVSVFLQHKPSSCGEVGVVLILLDKIVTTLALDDEDFDPQCVLMKQVQHLSGIFTHLEKAQQSAREKARERQPPDNFRDIPIFPDGPEIRKPTRPFLRKNIIKGRYDSVEHYLDVQFRLLREDFVAPLREGVAEYLSNTKNRLQDIRIYRNARIIDKGKLTNSGFVYRLQFDVNGLQRVRWESSKRLIYGSFICLTKDKFQTILGATIENRDINNLQKGIVEIRFLSEIGNTAPNGPFIMAETSAYFEACRHVLQGLQQMTPSTFPFKKFIVEVSSDVDPPAYLEGNEEITYDLRSLVPTSRRSSIDDLFGLTDQIAQISSHTARYLSARASRIGLKAARVPILRPIKWPAAETLHLDQSQKVALQAALTNEFAVIQGPPGTGKTYIGLKIIQILLGNKPWTRSSSPDSDESESSLSDEEEDNTESPILVVCYTNHALDQFLEGIVAFGEENVIRVGGRSSSEVLKSKNLSQIRRDRPHRRRQQSVPVGFLKRELHQAEENVKATLLKLDLAKTNILHFFELEGYCSRENNRDLIMPWLRGDNRFHPNTNLLWWLNVVDSTVDVPLQPPQRGQAQGRENRIYVEDEGYRIQQERRIDPRGSRNQPSQTEEDNLFEKIVAYGSRCNKRCGKNQCSTPQAELQKQDCMTDEEANQVRSIWSLMIWDRWRLYRLWAKRYTEIHEDKLDEYRQKYEKLSKQMQSVNDQDDVLILKEASVIGMTTTGAARLRSVLQLLHPRIVIVEEAAEVLEAHIITALTAKCQHLILIGDHQQLKPNPTVYRLAKVFNMDTSLFERMINNGVPCQTLNHQHRMRPEISKLMKKHFYNNLYDDESVKGFDDIKGVAHNMFFIDHNQFEDEGDDNKTKSNQYEAEVLVEMCRYLLHQGYEPTQITILTTYLGQLFTFKKLMDKGTFEGVRVSVVDNFQGEENDIILLSLVRSNEEGSIGFLKTSNRVCVALSRARMGFYCIGNGTILKKTQIWQDIIGTLETVNQVGPTLKLVCQNHPGKVAEVASAENFKAMVPQGGCGGPCEYRLPCGHVCELLCHPYDRNHKLYQCKKPCLEFCERAEHPCPKRCYVECGECTIMVTKKIPDCGHEIKVSCCKFDSASCTVPCTETLVCGHLCGEYCSQPCTSICRIKVKKTLPCCHSLSMECCKDPTAVVCQTHVMKVLPICGHELFMKCFLEPKHADCSKPCEKTLKCGHQCQKKCGEICQKLTLSGCKKDCTKPCEKTLKCGHKCQKKCGEICTEKLSSYSLESQLRSKLLSSYSTFCEDKCGATLPCGHPCRNKCGEPCSTPETDDLYSRLYEDKYRLPNTRIATKCPERVQRSLPNCGHSADMLCYEDVDEVRCPAACSKLLACGHPCTNRCFEPCSSCNKKVQKQLLCGHIAQVPCSQNVYNFKCNKKCNKELACGHQCPNQCCDPCPRPGSHHQFVQRGKTRSKIAARCEVSVQKTLPNCHHSVTTLCFRDTTAMRCVETCSKTLACGHRCTNKCGAPCKCKLKVWKQFLNCKHSMKLPCDRDITPNNKCKKCRR; encoded by the exons ATGGCCAGCCCATTGGAGGATGGCTTCTACGGATACGACCCCAATAATCATGCCTATGGCCAGCTTGATGATAGAGGGGGTATAGTCGGTGGAGCTCGGCCAAAAACAAGAGGCACTGATCCATCGAGAGGTTATAGAGGATTCCATCATCGTGGTCCCAACGTCACATTTGGAGGGGCTGAACGTGGAAGAGGAAGGGGTTACTCTGGAGCTGAACGTGGAAGAGGGAGGGTTTACTCTGAAGCTGACCGTGGAAGAGGAAGGGGTTACTCTGGAGCTGAACGTGGAAGAGGGAGGGTTTACTCTGAAGCTGACCGTGGAAGAGGAAGGGGTTACTCTGGAGGTGACCGAGGAAGGGGTTACTCTGGAGGTGACCGAGGAAGAGAAAGGGGTCACTCTGGAAATGACCGTGGAAGAGGAATAGGTCATCAACCATTTACAAGTCGCGGGAGACCCATCAGTGCCGTTCGTCACTGTGATGCTGACCGTAACAGAACGAGGTGCAATGACGAACATGGTGATAAGTCATCTGAACAACAGCGAGGTGGATACGGAAGAAGGGGTGCACCTTTTAACGGTAGACCCCGGCAGGGTGAGGGGCAGTTCTCCGGCACCCACAGGGCGAGCGATGGAAGCGATTCCGGCAGAGAACGCGGGTTCAGATTCACGCAGCCAACAAATCGGTACCTCGGGAAGACCAAAGAAAG TAATGCTTCAACCTTCGTCCCGGGCAATGGCGTTACGAATGACACCCGGCGGCAAGGGAGAGAAGGTGGTCATGATTCGTTAACTTCTCCATCCAAACCTCAGGCAAAACGGAAGACAACATCACCACCAGTCCCGCAGGAGACACTTCAGAACCTTCTTGAAGAGGATCCATCAGATATTCTCAAGACGTTTGTGAGTAGGAAGGATGAGTTCATAGCATTATTGGAGCAAAATCAATTTACTGATGATGCATTTACGTTAACGCTGCAAGTTCTGTCGCGTATATGCAATTTAGATTCAGTTATAGCAGTTAGGGAAGATCTAAATGTTGCACTCAGTATAGTAGATTCCTCTAGTTTCCTTAGTAAGCACATGTCCAGGTATCTAGTTGGTTTGACCACAAAACAATCTCAGACTACAGATTGTGGTAGCTCCACTACCGACACTCTCGCATCTGAAATCGAACTGATTCTCAAGTTGGTTTCAGTGTTCTTACAGCATAAACCGAGTAGTTGTGGGGAAGTGGGTGTGGTTTTGATTCTGCTAGATAAAATAGTGACGACTCTGGCATTAGACGATGAGGACTTTGATCCGCAGTGTGTACTAATGAAGCAGGTACAGCATCTAAGCGGCATTTTCACCCACTTGGAGAAGGCTCAGCAGTCGGCAAGAGAGAAAGCCAGGGAAAGACAACCACCGGATAACTTTAGAGACATTCCGATCTTTCCTGACGGCCCAGAGATTCGAAAGCCTACGAGGCCATTTCTGCGAAAGAATATTATAAAGGGGAGGTATGACAGCGTGGAGCATTATCTTGATGTGCAGTTCAGGTTGCTGAGAGAGGATTTTGTAGCACCTCTACGGGAGGGGGTCGCGGAATATCTATCGAACACCAAGAACCGTCTGCAGGATATTCGGATTTACAGGAATGCGAGGATCATAGACAAGGGAAAGTTGACCAACAGCGGCTTTGTTTACAGGCTGCAGTTCGATGTGAATGGGCTGCAGCGCGTTCGATGGGAATCTAGTAAGCGATTAATATATGGCTCCTTCATTTGCCTTACAAAAGACAAGTTCCAGACTATTTTAGGCGCAACAATAGAGAATCGGGACATCAATAATCTTCAGAAAGGCATAGTGGAGATCCGTTTTCTTAGCGAGATTGGTAACACTGCTCCCAACGGTCCCTTCATCATGGCAGAAACATCAGCATACTTTGAAGCATGCCGCCACGTCTTGCAGGGACTACAACAGATGACACCAAGCACTTttccttttaagaagtttattGTTGAAGTTTCATCGGATGTTGATCCACCAGCATACCTAGAAGGCAATGAAGAGATCACTTATGATCTTCGTTCACTTGTTCCAACAAGTCGCCGGTCATCTATTGATGATCTCTTTGGTTTAACAGACCAAATCGCTCAGATCAGCTCACATACCGCTCGATATTTAAGCGCACGCGCCTCTCGCATAGGCCTAAAGGCTGCCAGAGTTCCGATTTTACGGCCAATCAAGTGGCCCGCAGCTGAAACTCTACATCTTGACCAATCACAGAAGGTAGCTCTGCAGGCAGCATTAACGAATGAATTTGCTGTCATCCAAGGTCCACCAGGAACAGGGAAGACGTACATTGGTCTCAAGATTATCCAGATACTTCTAGGCAATAAACCATGGACAAGGTCTTCATCGCCTGATTCAGATGAAAGTGAGTCGTCATTATCAGACGAGGAGGAAGATAACACCGAGTCACCAATTCTTGTTGTATGCTACACAAACCACGCCCTCGACCAGTTTCTTGAAGGAATTGTTGCCTTCGGGGAGGAAAACGTCATCCGTGTTGGTGGACGCAGTAGCAGCGAAGTTCTTAAGTCGAAGAACCTTTCTCAAATAAGACGAGATAGACCACACAGACGTCGTCAACAGAGTGTACCGGTTGGCTTCCTAAAGCGAGAACTACATCAAGCAGAAGAAAATGTTAAGGCCACTCTATTGAAACTAGATCTGGCTAAAACTAATATCCTTCACTTTTTTGAACTCGAAGGCTACTGTAGTAGAGAGAACAACAGAGATCTCATCATGCCTTGGCTCAGGGGTGATAACAGATTCCATCCAAATACAAACCTGTTATGGTGGTTGAATGTGGTTGATTCAACTGTTGATGTTCCCTTACAGCCACCTCAGCGGGGACAAGCTCAAGGGAGAGAGAACCGAATCTACGTGGAAGATGAGGGTTACCGAATTCAACAGGAACGTCGCATTGACCCCAGGGGGTCTCGCAACCAACCTAGTCAGACCGAAGAAGATAACCTCTTTGAGAAGATAGTAGCTTATGGTTCCAGGTGCAACAAACGATGTGGGAAGAATCAGTGCTCTACACCACAAGCAGAACTTCAAAAGCAAGATTGTATGACAGATGAAGAGGCGAATCAAGTCAGGAGTATTTGGTCTCTTATGATTTGGGATCGGTGGCGTCTGTATAGGCTTTGGGCCAAGAGGTATACCGAAATACACGAGGATAAACTAGACGAGTATCGCCAGAAGTATGAAAAGCTTTCAAAGCAAATGCAGAGTGTGAACGATCAAGATGATGTACTGATCCTCAAAGAGGCAAGCGTGATTGGGATGACGACAACGGGTGCAGCAAGGCTTCGTTCTGTGTTGCAGCTTCTACATCCCCGTATCGTGATAGTGGAAGAGGCTGCTGAAGTTCTTGAAGCTCATATCATCACCGCCCTGACTGCAAAATGTCAGCATCTCATTCTGATTGGAGATCATCAGCAGCTGAAGCCAAACCCAACAGTCTATCGCCTGGCTAAGGTCTTCAATATGGATACCTCCTTGTTTGAAAGGATGATCAACAATGGCGTGCCTTGTCAAACACTGAACCACCAGCATCGTATGCGTCCTGAAATCTCAAAACTCATGAAgaaacatttttataacaatCTTTATGACGATGAATCAGTGAAGGGTTTCGATGACATCAAAGGGGTGGCGCATAACATGTTTTTCATTGATCACAACCAGTTTGAAGATGAAGGTGATGACAACAAAACCAAGTCCAACCAGTATGAAGCCGAGGTTCTTGTTGAAATGTGTAGGTACTTGTTGCATCAAGGATACGAACCCACACAGATTACCATTCTAACCACGTACTTGGGTCAACTCTTCACCTTCAAGAAACTTATGGATAAAGGGACCTTCGAGGGAGTTCGGGTGTCTGTGGTTGACAATTTCCAGGGAGAAGAAAATGACATCATACTTTTGTCTTTGGTTCGAAGCAACGAAGAGGGCTCCATCGGGTTCCTGAAGACTTCGAACCGTGTATGTGTTGCCTTGTCTAGAGCTCGCATGGGTTTCTATTGCATTGGTAACGGCACCATCTTGAAGAAAACACAGATCTGGCAGGATATCATTGGCACTCTTGAAACTGTGAATCAAGTTGGTCCGACACTGAAGCTTGTCTGTCAAAATCATCCTGGCAAAGTGGCTGAAGTTGCCTCAGCGGAAAACTTCAAAGCCATGGTCCCGCAGGGAGGGTGTGGCGGACCGTGTGAATATAGGCTTCCATGTGGACACGTCTGCGAGTTACTCTGCCACCCATACGATCGCAACCATAAATTGTACCAGTGTAAAAAGCCATGCTTAGAATTTTGTGAAAGGGCCGAGCATCCTTGCCCAAAGAGATGCTATGTTGAATGTGGAGAATGCACAATAATGGTGACGAAAAAGATACCCGATTGTGGCCATGAAATTAAGGTTAGCTGCTGCAAGTTTGACTCGGCCAGTTGTACCGTGCCATGCACCGAGACACTGGTATGTGGTCATTTGTGTGGGGAGTATTGCAGTCAACCCTGTACTTCAATTTGTAGAATTAAAGTCAAGAAAACACTGCCTTGTTGTCATTCTCTCTCTATGGAATGTTGCAAAGATCCTACAGCGGTTGTCtgtcaaacacatgtcatgaaggTGCTCCCGATATGTGGGCACGAACTATTTATGAAATGCTTTCTGGAACCAAAACACGCTGATTGTTCCAAACCATGTGAGAAGACATTAAAATGTGGCCATCAATGTCAAAAGAAATGTGGAGAGATTTGCCAGAAATTAACGCTCAGTGGGTGCAAGAAAGATTGTACTAAACCATGTGAGAAGACGTTAAAATGTGGCCATAAATGTCAAAAGAAATGTGGTGAGATTTGTACAGAGAAGTTGTCTTCCTATTCTTTGGAGTCTCAACTTCGTTCTAAGTTACTGTCTTCGTATTCCACGTTTTGTGAAGACAAATGTGGAGCAACTCTACCTTGTGGGCACCCTTGTCGCAATAAGTGCGGGGAGCCATGTTCAACTCCTGAAACTGATGATCTTTACAGCCGCCTTTACGAAGACAAATACAGGTTGCCGAATACCAGAATTGCGACAAAGTGCCCTGAGAGAGTGCAGAGAAGCCTTCCCAACTGCGGCCATTCTGCTGACATGCTTTGTTACGAAGACGTTGATGAAGTGAGGTGCCCGGCTGCGTGCTCTAAGCTCCTTGCATGTGGCCATCCGTGtaccaacaggtgctttgagCCTTGCAGTTCATGCAACAAGAAAGTTCAGAAACAACTGCTTTGTGGACACATCGCACAGGTTCCCTGCTCACAGAATGTCTATAACTTCAAGTGCAACAAGAAATGCAACAAAGAGTTGGCGTGCGGGCACCAGTGTCCAAATCAGTGTTGCGATCCTTGCCCCAGACCTGGGTCACATCACCAGTTCGTCCAAAGGGGAAAAACTCGCTCTAAAATAGCAGCTCGATGCGAGGTTTCCGTACAGAAAACGCTCCCGAATTGTCACCACTCTGTGACAACCCTATGCTTCAGGGATACCACGGCTATGCGTTGTGTTGAGACTTGTAGTAAAACCCTAGCCTGCGGCCATCGATGTACGAATAAGTGCGGCGCACcatgcaaatgcaagctgaaggtGTGGAAGCAGTTTCTTAACTGCAAACACAGCATGAAACTTCCCTGTGACCGAGATATCACTCCCAAtaacaaatgtaaaaaatgtaGGAGATAA